In Streptomyces sclerotialus, the DNA window CCACCGACTTGGAGACGATGTTGGAGGAGGTGTTCGGAGCCATGTGGACCATCTTGGCGCCGGCGTCCTGGTGCTGGCCCTCGCCCGCGAAGGCGATGGACAGCGTCTCGCCCTTGGCGTGCTCGCCCATCAGGTAGACGGCCGGGTACTTCATCGTCACCTTGGAGCCGAGGTTGCCGTCGACCCACTCCATGGTCGCGCCTTCGTAGGCCACGGCACGCTTGGTGACCAGGTTGTAGACGTTGTTCGACCAGTTCTGGATCGTCGTGTAGCGGCAGCGGCCGCCCTTCTTGACGATGATCTCCACGACGGCGGAGTGCAGCGAGTCCGACTTGTAGATCGGCGCCGTGCAGCCCTCGACGTAGTGGACGTAGGCGTCCTCGTCGACGATGATCAGCGTCCGCTCGAACTGGCCCATGTTCTCGGTGTTGATCCGGAAGTAGGCCTGCAGCGGGATGTCGACGTGCACGCCCGGGGGCACGTAGATGAACGAGCCGCCGGACCACACCGCGGTGTTCAGCGAGGCGAACTTGTTGTCACCCGCCGGGATCACCGTGCCGAAGTACTCCTTGAAGAGCTCCGGGTGCTCCTTGAGCGCGGTGTCGGTGTCCAGGAACAGGACGCCCTGCTGCTCCAGGTCCTCACGGATCTGGTGGTAGACGACCTCGGACTCGTACTGCGCGGCGACACCGGCGACCAGGCGCTGCTTCTCCGCCTCCGGGATGCCGAGCTTGTCGTAGGTGTTCTTGATGTCCTCCGGCAGCTCCTCCCAGCTGGCAGCCTGCTGCTCGGTGGAGCGGACGAAGTACTTGATGTTGTCGAAGTCGATGCCGGAGAGGTCCGAGCCCCAGTTCGGCATGGGCTTCTTGTCGAAGAGCTTCAGGCCCTTGAGGCGAAGCTTGAGCATCCACTCCGGCTCGTTCTTCTTCGCCGAGATGTCGCGGACGACCTCCTCGGAGAGGCCGCGCTTGGCGGACGCGCCGGCGACGTCGGAGTCGGCCCAGCCGTATTCGTACTTGCCCAGACCCTCGAGCTCAGGGTGAGCAGTCTCCGTGGGGAGCGTCATGCGGGGTTCCTCCCGGCCGTGCTTGCAGATGCGGTGGTGGTCTTGGTGATGCGGTGATCGGCCTTGCCGGTGGCCTTCGGTGTCCGCGGCGGGCCCTGGGCCTTGGGGGTGCCCTGGGCGGTCGCCTTCGGTACGAAGGTCGTGCAGACACCGTCGCCGTGGGCGATGGTGGCAAGACGCTGCACATGGGTCCCGAGCAGGCGCGAGAAGACCTCGGTCTCCGCCTCGCACAGCTGAGGGAACTGCTCGGCCACATGGGCGACCGGGCAGTGGTGCTGGCAGAGCTGTTCACCTTGCTGCAGATGGGGGGCGCTGCGCGCCGTAGCAGCGTACCCGTCCGCGCTCAAGGCCTTCGCCAGGGCCTTCGTGCGCTCCTCGGGGGACGCGGCCTCGACCGCCGTGCGGTACTCCTCCGCCTGGGCCTCCAGCCGGGCGCGGGCGAACTCCGCGACCGCGGCCTCGCCGCGCTCGCCGCCGCCCGCGCTCTGCGCGATCCAGCGCAGCGCGTCGGAGGCCAGGCTGTCGTACGCCTGGTCGAAGGCGTCCCGGCCGCAGTCGGTCAGCGCGAAGGCCCTCGCGGGGCGGCCCCGGGAACGCGTGCCGTACACCCGCTTCTCGCGGGGCTCGACGACGCCCTCGGCCACGAGGGCGTCCAGATGGCGGCGTACGGCGGCCTGCGTCAGCTCCAGCCGCAGTGCCAGCTCGGCGGCGGTGGAGGGGCCGTGGTCCAGGATGGAGCGGGCGACGCGATTGCGCGTGCCGTGCGCTTCGTCCTGCCCGGTGACCTGCGCAGAAGCGGAGGTCACCGGCCCGGCGGCCGGGCCGGCCACGGGCTCCTGTCGATCCTCGCTCGCGTATTTCACAACGCCATTGTTGCGTAATTCTTCAGACCAGGACAAGCCTCGCCCGGCCGTGCGCGTGGTGGCCTCTATCACTTAGGTTCCCCTAAGTGCAAGGCCGCCTCGCGTCGGATACGCGGGAGCCCCCGTGGGAGCCGAGGGGCGCCCCTTCGTAGACTGCCGGTCATGCGCAGCACCTCTCCGGGGGACACCCCCCGGACCCACGGGCGAGAGCCTGCCGTCGAGGTCACGGGACTGGTCAAGCGGTACGGCACCAAGACCGCCGTGGACGGCCTGGACCTCACCGTCGCCCGCGGCACCGTCACCGCCGTCCTCGGCCCGAACGGCGCCGGCAAGACCACCACCGTCGAGACCTGCGAGGGCTACCGCCGCCCCGACGCGGGCACCGTCCGCGTCCTGGGCCTGGACCCCGTCGCCGACGCCGCCGCGCTGCGCCCCCGTATCGGCGTGATGCTGCAGTCCGGGGGCGTGTACGCGGGTGCCCGCGCCGAGGAGATGCTGCGGCACACCGCCTCGCTGCACGCCCACCCCGTCGACGTGGACCTCCTGATCGAGCGGCTGGGCCTGGGCTCCTGCGGCCGGACGAACTACCGGCGGCTCTCCGGCGGCCAGCAGCAGCGCCTGGCGCTCGCCATGGCCGTCGTCGGCCGCCCCGAGCTGGTCTTCCTCGACGAACCGACCGCGGGCCTGGACCCGCAGGCCCGCCACGCCACCTGGGACCTCGTACGGGAGCTGCGTACGGACGGCGTCAGCGTGGTGCTGACCACCCACTTCATGGACGAGGCCGAGCAGCTCGCCGACGACGTCGCGATCATCGACGGAGGCCGGGTCATCGCCCAGGACAGCCCCGAGGCCCTGTGCAAGGGGGGCGCGGAGAACACCCTGCGCTTCACGGGCCGGCCGGGCCTGGACCTCGGCTCGCTTCTGAAGGCGCTGCCCGCGGACTGCGCGGCGGCCGAGCTGACGCCCGGCGCGTACCGGGTCACCGGCACGATCGACCCGCAGCTGCTGGCCACCGTCACCTCCTGGTGCGCGCA includes these proteins:
- the sufB gene encoding Fe-S cluster assembly protein SufB, whose translation is MTLPTETAHPELEGLGKYEYGWADSDVAGASAKRGLSEEVVRDISAKKNEPEWMLKLRLKGLKLFDKKPMPNWGSDLSGIDFDNIKYFVRSTEQQAASWEELPEDIKNTYDKLGIPEAEKQRLVAGVAAQYESEVVYHQIREDLEQQGVLFLDTDTALKEHPELFKEYFGTVIPAGDNKFASLNTAVWSGGSFIYVPPGVHVDIPLQAYFRINTENMGQFERTLIIVDEDAYVHYVEGCTAPIYKSDSLHSAVVEIIVKKGGRCRYTTIQNWSNNVYNLVTKRAVAYEGATMEWVDGNLGSKVTMKYPAVYLMGEHAKGETLSIAFAGEGQHQDAGAKMVHMAPNTSSNIVSKSVARGGGRTSYRGLIEIGEGAEGAKSNVLCDALLVDTISRSDTYPYVDVREDDVSMGHEATVSKVSEDQLFYLMARGLSEDEAMAMIVRGFVEPIARELPMEYALELNRLIELQMEGAVG
- a CDS encoding helix-turn-helix transcriptional regulator encodes the protein MKYASEDRQEPVAGPAAGPVTSASAQVTGQDEAHGTRNRVARSILDHGPSTAAELALRLELTQAAVRRHLDALVAEGVVEPREKRVYGTRSRGRPARAFALTDCGRDAFDQAYDSLASDALRWIAQSAGGGERGEAAVAEFARARLEAQAEEYRTAVEAASPEERTKALAKALSADGYAATARSAPHLQQGEQLCQHHCPVAHVAEQFPQLCEAETEVFSRLLGTHVQRLATIAHGDGVCTTFVPKATAQGTPKAQGPPRTPKATGKADHRITKTTTASASTAGRNPA
- a CDS encoding ABC transporter ATP-binding protein, producing MRSTSPGDTPRTHGREPAVEVTGLVKRYGTKTAVDGLDLTVARGTVTAVLGPNGAGKTTTVETCEGYRRPDAGTVRVLGLDPVADAAALRPRIGVMLQSGGVYAGARAEEMLRHTASLHAHPVDVDLLIERLGLGSCGRTNYRRLSGGQQQRLALAMAVVGRPELVFLDEPTAGLDPQARHATWDLVRELRTDGVSVVLTTHFMDEAEQLADDVAIIDGGRVIAQDSPEALCKGGAENTLRFTGRPGLDLGSLLKALPADCAAAELTPGAYRVTGTIDPQLLATVTSWCAQNGVMPDRIAVERHTLEDVFLELTGKELRA